The nucleotide window TGAAGTGTGCATGTGGGGTGAACATATTGATGCTTCTGACATTCAGCAAACCATTTGGCCTCGTGCTGCCGCAGCTGCAGgtacatatataaacattttcttATACTTCttgcaaaatattttatttttacattttgtaTGCTACTTTTTTGCTTAAAAGATAAAAGTTATATTCTGGTGTTTGATAGAGCGGTTGTGGACTCCCTACACAAAGTTGGCTGAAAATCCAGACAAGGTAACTACGAGGTTGGCTCACTTTAGATGCTTGTTGAATGAAAGAGGAGTTGCAGCTGCACCTTTGGTTGGTGGAGGACGAGTCGCGCCTTTCGAGCCAGGTTCATGTCTCGCTCAGTAACGATCGAAATGTTTTAGATTGTAGAATATGTTACTGTCAGCGGTATCGTGGCTGAGCACAAGCAACAGCCAGCAATCAAgtgaaattcaaatataaaatagtttattttaactGGAGATGGAAATTTATCTTTTTGTCTTTATAGTTTGATTCACTATGTTATAACTCATAAGTTATAACTGATTCTCCAGTATGTATTTCTTTTGTCTTAAATGGAATTATAACCATTCTGCTTCATAATAGTAACTGATGAATCAatattttattgttgttttgaATACATATTTTGATTAAGACCAAAATACTATTTCAACTTATTTATTAGAGAGAAGCTTAAACAGTGCTTTAACAATGTGGTATTTACTGATATAAATTTACACAGCTTTCttaatatttatggataatgAACCAGTGTTAGTATAAATTTCAACattaatttttatgttgtatagtTACCGTACAACCAGTGTGTTAGTAATTTAATGATTCGTAGCAACGATACCattatattctaaaaaaaataaagagaaatcGCCACATATAGCTCTAAaacatggatttttttttcaaactaagccataaatgtttataatgactaaatatattacattaaaTGGGTAAATGATAATTAAACAATTTCATACAGATatgatttttcaaatttttgttttcgatatttttttcaaaaactgttttttttaatcaaaaaacttaaaatttaaaatatatatattgataaatatggatatatatatatatcactcaatttgaattatatgtatatttagcaaaatattcttaaatatgtAGAAAATATTTCTAAAGTTTAAGTAAGACCTTCTTGCATTTtgaaatctaaattttataaggATCTTATACAGATTTAAATACtcatataaatcaaattcaGTAAAATGTCTTACACATTTAAGAAGGCTTTCCTAAATATACATACAagttacatttaaaaaataaaaatctaacttatgaatttgataatttttttttaacaaattcaAGAAGATGTTCTTCATATCTACGAAGGTCCTCCTTGactattttgtgaaaaaaaaaattcaaaaggaaaattgatttgtttattttattatttttcatatttttatcatctatttatttttgaatatgtcataaataattaactaattttataaatgagggtataattattatttaccCATTTAATAAAGGGCTTAATAAAACCTAATTTGGTAATTTTGATCATGTATTGGAGGTTATTtagaaacaaaaactaaaaaggaTATTTAGGAAATCTCCCCAGTTTTTTATCactgaataatattttttttgtatgaaCTTTAAAAAGTGCTAATTTAGagattttcctttttaaatatggaagtaaaaagtaaaaatcgAACCGAAAGCTCTATCTATAAACAGGTCCATATGATTTTCTTGCAGCACATTAAGAGGTTGCTTTCTCTCTAATATAAGCTACAACTTTTATAAGATCGTCAGAAGTTCCAAcaaagttcaaaaaaataaatgtttatcGGGTCTGCTCGTATTCTTATTCTTCGTTGCTCTAACACTAGCAGCCAGAGCGTTAATACCACCTTTTCTCGCCGCTTTTCTTCCGTTCCGGCGGCGGAAAACGCAAAGGATTCTGTTATTGATTTGGCGCTGAACTCGGTGGTGAAAGTGTTTTGCAGCTCTTCCAAGTCCAACGTTTTGCAACCTTGGCAAAAAAATCTGCCGCGACAATGTTCTGGCTCTGGTAATCGATAGACATAACATATGTCACAGATCTCTCCTCTTgtagaatttttttcttttgtatctttttacAACATTCGTCACATGACGCTTAGATAGGATAATCATCAaagatatttgtattttaattatattttaattctaGGGAAAGAAACTAAGTATTAGTGTTCTAGTTGTTTTCGGTATTTTTGCGAAAAAAATCAACGTCCGAGAAACCCTAAATTGGATTACTAAGATAATACGTCATGTCACGAACCCAATGTGTGCATGTTCTTGGTTTACTTAATTAGGTTGTTAAGTACACTTGCATGTTTGTGTTTCTTCTTTGCGTGGTTTTAAATCATATCTTTGTTTCTAATTCATGTAGGATTTGTCATATCAAACAATAAGATTCTTACGAACGCTCATGTAGTGGCTGATCACACATTCGTGCAAGTCAGAAAACATGGTTCACCAACCAAATTCAAAGCAGAAGTCGAATCAGTTGGTCATGCTTGTGATTTGGCAATTTTGAAGATTAAAAGCAAAACGTTTTGGAAAGATTTGAAGCCCTTGGACTTCGGAGACGTACCCTTTCCTAAAGAAACTGTGTTTGTTGTTGGATATCCAAGAGGTAAAATTCAGATTATTGTTTGAGTATATAAGAAATAATAGAGTAAACTAAGACAGCTAAAATGACCATGGTTTCgttttatatttcaaatatcGTTAGATGGATATTTTAGTAAAAGATTTCATGTTAGTCTATCTGATACCATGCTATATTTGGAAAACCATAGACAATAAAACGCAGCACTTGATTTCGTTTTATATCATATGATAGGCAACAATTTTGCTGAAAGTAATAAGAAAATGACTATTGATTTATGTTATGAACTCAATTTGCAGGTGGTGATAACATTTGCATTACGAAAGGTGTTGTCTCTAGGATTGAAGTTACCAGATACTCTCACAGCAAAACTAGTCTAATGACAATACAAACAGACGCAGCTGTTAATCATGGAAATAGTGGTGGTCCAGCATTCATGGATAACAAAGTTGTTGGTGTAGCGTTTCAAGGTTTTAAGAACACAGGGTGAGTTGAAACTGTAAATCTTTGAATAAAAGGTGACAagcctttttttttatgaaactgttttggtgattatcATATGCAGCTACATTATCCCAACTCCAGTAGTTAAGCATTTCATATCTGGTGTAGAAGAAAATGGCAAATTCCCTGGATTCTGCTCGTTAGGTATATCGTGTCAGCATATGCAGAATACTCGTATGCGTAATTACTTCAAGATGACCCCTAAAATGACAGGGATtctaataaaaagaataaaCCCGTTGTCTAGTTCTTATGGTATTCTGAAAAAGGATGACATTCTTCTCTCAATTGATGGTGTTTCCATAGGAAACGATGAGACAGGTAACATTTATAtattacacaatttttttttcaatattgaTTCAGGTGTGAAAGTTCACCATCTTTATGTTTGATACAGTTGTTTTTCGGAAGACAGAAAGCATAAATTTCAGTCACTTGGTTTCTATGAAGAAACCACGTGAAACAACAACTCTGAAAGTCCTAAGAGATGGAAAAACACATGAATTCAATATCAATATAACCCCAGTAAGTCAATGAACgtccattttttttaacttcgtTGTATGAGTTTTGTAATTTCTTTCTGAATTTTTGGATATTGTGTTTTTTTCTCTAGTTCAACCGATCTTTTACATTTTGTGTTATGCATGGTAACTTACGTAGGTGGAACCTCTAATTCAAGTGTGTCAATTTGATAAGCTTCCAAGTTATTACATATTTGCCGGTTTGGTCTTTTTGCCTTCTACTCCTCAGCCAGGAACGGTACCCAAGAAAGCCGGTGAACAGATCGTCCAACTTTCTCAGGTGTTAGAGGATGAAACCACTGTAGGATACACGTTTTCGAACAACTCGCGGGTAACTTCTGTTCTCTAGTCTTAATTGTATTGACTATATAATATGGCCGTGACACCATGAATCGTCTCAGCTTTTAATTTAACTGACATAAACGTTGAAAGATATGAATCATATAGTTTGTAAGATAATTTTTTAGACTATGCAAATCATATTTGTGGTG belongs to Brassica rapa cultivar Chiifu-401-42 chromosome A07, CAAS_Brap_v3.01, whole genome shotgun sequence and includes:
- the LOC103831064 gene encoding putative protease Do-like 3, mitochondrial gives rise to the protein MFIGSARILILRCSNTSSQSVNTTFSRRFSSVPAAENAKDSVIDLALNSVVKVFCSSSKSNVLQPWQKNLPRQCSGSGFVISNNKILTNAHVVADHTFVQVRKHGSPTKFKAEVESVGHACDLAILKIKSKTFWKDLKPLDFGDVPFPKETVFVVGYPRGGDNICITKGVVSRIEVTRYSHSKTSLMTIQTDAAVNHGNSGGPAFMDNKVVGVAFQGFKNTGYIIPTPVVKHFISGVEENGKFPGFCSLGISCQHMQNTRMRNYFKMTPKMTGILIKRINPLSSSYGILKKDDILLSIDGVSIGNDETVVFRKTESINFSHLVSMKKPRETTTLKVLRDGKTHEFNINITPVEPLIQVCQFDKLPSYYIFAGLVFLPSTPQPGTVPKKAGEQIVQLSQVLEDETTVGYTFSNNSRVKKVNGVQVENLKHLRQLIEKCCTEDLRIDLENDNTIIIGYKSGKRATPKILKRYGIPSTMSKDLQSS